One region of Triticum aestivum cultivar Chinese Spring chromosome 6B, IWGSC CS RefSeq v2.1, whole genome shotgun sequence genomic DNA includes:
- the LOC123135872 gene encoding vegetative cell wall protein gp1, with the protein MPSPPSPATSSPRPPRKRSPNSSPKRPAPPHPWCASWPPSTCCCCTPAATARGFRWRTPWGRPSCRCLTWPGQPRRACPAALRPHQGGPTQGNHSRPASASPTCPPASPATSSASSPSPPSGGSSSPPAPSRSTARSSRPRFGTPSALPIPVCSAAVVETMDGTIAEAPFCLFQLDAFGLLGIRPCSRRFAFALDANGHHDSVMRRGRWLNS; encoded by the exons ATGCCGtcgcctccctcgcccgccaccTCGTCTCCCAG GCCACCAAGGAAGAGATCGCCGAATTCCTCCCCGAAGCGACCGGCTCCTCCGCATCCGTGGTGTGCTTCATGGCCACCAAGCACGTGCTGCTGCTGCACGCCGGCGGCGACAGCAAGAGGGTTCCGTTGGCGAACCCCATGGGGAAGGCCTTCCTGCCGGTGCCTTACCTGGCCGGGGCAACCCCGACGGGCCTGTCCCGCTGCTCTTCGACCACATCAGGGGGGTCCAACGCAAGGCAATCATTCAAGACCGGCATCGGCAAGTCCAACCTGCCCTCCCGCTTCACCCGCAACGAGTTCAGCCTCGAGTCCAAGTCCACCATCAGGGGGGTCGAGTTCGCCACCCGCTCCCTCTAGGTCGACGGCAAGGTCGTCAAGGCCCAGATTTGGGACACCGTCGGCTCTTCCTATCCCCGTCTGTTCGGCAGCAG TTGTGGAGACCATGGATGGGACTATCGCAGAAGCACCGTTTTGCCTTTTTCAGTTAGATGCCTTTGGATTGCTTGGCATCAGACCCTGTTCAAGGAGATTTGCTTTTG CCCTGGATGCAAATGGACATCATGATTCTGTTATGCGCCGAGGTCGGTGGTTGAATTCTTGA